Proteins from a single region of Verrucosispora sp. NA02020:
- a CDS encoding BlaI/MecI/CopY family transcriptional regulator: protein MTRLGDLERAVMDVLWDTVPAASDGVTVREVADVLAGRELAYTTVMTVLDRLAGKGMVQREREGRAWRYRATASREAYIAQIMLDALDLGGSRDAALVRFARSVTGTEADVLRAALSAEAGMTPGTPDGPGDGAALTDQVEAPAPEQAIRRDRTTRPGRADETAER from the coding sequence GTGACTCGGCTGGGGGATCTTGAGCGTGCGGTGATGGACGTGCTGTGGGACACGGTTCCCGCCGCGTCCGACGGGGTGACGGTGCGCGAGGTCGCCGACGTGCTGGCCGGGCGCGAGTTGGCGTACACGACGGTGATGACGGTGCTGGACCGGCTCGCCGGCAAGGGCATGGTGCAGCGCGAGCGGGAAGGGCGGGCCTGGCGCTATCGGGCCACCGCCAGCCGCGAGGCGTACATCGCCCAGATCATGCTCGACGCCCTGGACCTGGGTGGCAGCCGCGACGCGGCACTGGTCCGCTTCGCCCGCTCGGTGACGGGCACCGAGGCCGATGTCCTGCGGGCCGCGCTCTCCGCCGAGGCCGGGATGACCCCGGGTACGCCGGACGGGCCGGGCGACGGTGCGGCGTTGACCGATCAGGTCGAGGCACCCGCACCGGAACAGGCGATCCGACGGGACCGGACGACCCGGCCGGGTCGGGCCGACGAGACCGCGGAGCGGTAG
- a CDS encoding aldehyde dehydrogenase family protein, whose protein sequence is MSERVAVRKTYKLFIGGKFPRSESGRSYLVQDSNVSLASRKDARDAVVAARAAVKGWAGATAYNRGQILYRVAEMLEGRRDQFIGLGVPADEVDAATDRWVWYAGWSDKLPQVYGGANPVAGPYFNLSAPEPTGVVAVVAPESPALLGLVSVIAPAIVTGNTVVVAASPDAPLAAITLAEVLATSDLPGGVVNILTGRLPETVPTLAAHMDVNAIDLTGVTDADLAVDLEIKAAENLKRVLRPVGSGHDWSADPGLGRMTALLETKTVWHPKGV, encoded by the coding sequence ATGTCTGAGCGGGTCGCGGTACGCAAGACGTACAAGCTCTTCATCGGCGGGAAGTTCCCGCGTAGCGAGTCGGGACGGTCGTATCTCGTGCAGGACTCCAACGTGTCGCTGGCCTCCCGCAAGGACGCCCGGGACGCCGTGGTCGCCGCCCGCGCCGCCGTGAAGGGCTGGGCCGGAGCGACCGCGTACAACCGGGGTCAGATCCTCTACCGCGTCGCCGAGATGCTGGAGGGCCGCCGCGACCAGTTCATCGGTCTCGGCGTACCCGCCGACGAAGTCGACGCCGCCACCGACCGCTGGGTCTGGTACGCGGGCTGGTCCGACAAGCTGCCGCAGGTGTACGGCGGCGCGAACCCGGTCGCCGGCCCCTACTTCAACCTCTCCGCACCCGAGCCGACCGGCGTGGTCGCCGTGGTGGCCCCGGAGAGCCCGGCCCTGCTCGGCCTGGTCAGCGTGATCGCTCCGGCGATCGTCACCGGCAACACCGTCGTGGTCGCCGCCTCCCCGGACGCGCCACTGGCCGCGATCACCCTCGCCGAGGTGCTCGCCACCTCCGACCTGCCCGGCGGTGTCGTCAACATCCTCACCGGGCGGCTGCCGGAGACCGTACCCACGCTGGCCGCCCACATGGACGTCAACGCGATCGACCTGACCGGGGTCACCGACGCGGACCTGGCGGTCGACCTGGAGATCAAGGCCGCGGAGAACCTCAAGCGGGTACTCCGTCCGGTGGGCTCCGGGCACGACTGGTCGGCTGATCCGGGGCTCGGGCGGATGACGGCGTTGCTGGAGACGAAGACGGTGTGGCATCCCAAGGGGGTGTGA